The window CCGCTGCGCTCGGGGTGGTCGAGGAAGTACAGGTTGACCCTGGCCACGTCCTCCACTGAGACGAAGTCGCGCAGGTGACCGCCCGCCGGATAGTCGCCGTATTCACCGAACAGCTTCACCTTTCCGGTCTCGCGGAACTGGTTGAAGCAGTGGAAGGCCACCGAGGCCATGCGTCCCTTGTGCTGCTCGCGCGGGCCGTAGACGTTGAAGTAGCGGAAGCCCGCCACCTGGCTGCGCGCGGTGGGCAGCACCTTGCGCACCCGCTGGTCGAAGAGGAATTTCGAATAGCCGTAGACGTTCAACGGGCGCTCGCACGAGCGCATTTCGCGGAACTCAAGCCCACCGCCGTACACCGCCGCCGACGAGGCATAGAGAAACGGCACGCCCAGCGACAGGCTGGCGTCCAGCAGATCGCAACTGTAGCGGTAGTTGTTGTCCATCATGTAGCGCCCGTCGCGCTCCATGGTGCTGGAGCAGGCGCCCTGGTGCAGCAGCGCACGCACCACGCCGAAGTCGCCCCGGGCATAGCGCTCGATGAAGTCGCGCTTGTCCAGGTAATCGCTGATGTCGCAGTCGGCGAGGTTGGCGAACTTGTCGCCATCGGTCAGATCGTCGACCGCGATGATGTCGGCCTCGCCGCGCGCGTTCAGCGC of the Pseudomonas sp. PSE14 genome contains:
- the rfaD gene encoding ADP-glyceromanno-heptose 6-epimerase, with protein sequence MSIIVTGAAGFIGSNLVKALNARGEADIIAVDDLTDGDKFANLADCDISDYLDKRDFIERYARGDFGVVRALLHQGACSSTMERDGRYMMDNNYRYSCDLLDASLSLGVPFLYASSAAVYGGGLEFREMRSCERPLNVYGYSKFLFDQRVRKVLPTARSQVAGFRYFNVYGPREQHKGRMASVAFHCFNQFRETGKVKLFGEYGDYPAGGHLRDFVSVEDVARVNLYFLDHPERSGIFNLGSGRAQPFNDVALAVINTLRAQEDLQPLTLDAAIRAGLLEYTAFPDELRGKYQCYTCADIDFLREAGYREPMLGVEEGVERYCRWLLEQA